The region AGGCGGTGAGCCTGTTTGAAAGCGTGGGCGACGATTTCGAGAAACAGGCTATCACCGCCAAGGAAGGCGCCAGCGGCGTGAAGAAGGAGATCGCCAAGGTTGTCCAGACGGTCATTGACAAGGCGACCGAGGCGATCGACGCGGGCGACCGCGCGCGTGAAGACCGCAAGTACGACGAAGCCATCCGGCTTTACGCGCAGGTTGAGATTGTCCTGAGCGAAATTCCGGCCGACGAGCAGAGCGCGGAACTTGTGGAAGACAAGAACGAATTGCTCGCCATGGCGCAGGAAAAGACGGTCTTGGCCAAGCGCGAACAGGCGGACGCGATCGCGCGCGCGGCGGAAGCCGCCGCCGATACCACGAGGCGGCCCGGCGGCGGGGCGCCAGCCGCGCCGCCTGCGGGGCAATAGCTCACGCCAGGCACAGTTCGGCGGCCAGGTCCAGTACGGTAAGGCGGTTGCGAAGGAATCGCGCTCGCTTCAGGGCGTTGCGGTATTCCTCCCGGGATGCGAGCATCGCTTCCGGCGTGGCGGGTCCGCCCGTCTCTTCGATACAGCGCGCTATGATTCCGGGAGACTCCAGCTCCTGGCTGAGCGCTGCGCGCAATTCCGGAAGCAGTTCCCGAAACTTTTGCAGTTCTGCGCGCAGACGGTCCGTATCAAGGGCTTTTTGTGACCATTGGGCAAGGACTTCCTTGCCCACCTCGGGTCCCCAGTCGTCCACGATCCACTCTCGAATCTGGTCCATGGCCGGTTGCGCGGCCGCCAGCGCGTCGATATCCAGGTCGCGCGCGTCCACGGACAGCACCTTTTCCCAGAGGTCCAGAGTGTGGACCGTGGCCACACCCACCTGTGCGCCGTGAAGGTCGTTGGGCGTTCCGTAAAGCGCGTGCTTCATGTCCAGATAGTGGGAGATAAGATGTTCGCCGCCTGACGCAGGGGCAGACGAGCCCGCGACGACCATTCCGAATCCGGAGAGCATCAGCGCTTCGAGCACCAGCTTGATTGCCCCCGGTTCGCCGCGGCCGATGGCAGGCGCTTCCTCGATGATCCGCGCCTGGATGCCTTCGTTAAACTCGCGCGGCCTCGGGCAGTAGTAGCCGCCGCGCAGCAGGTGACCGGCCCGCCAGTCGGCGGCCGAGGAGCATTTCGACAAGAAATCCGCCACGCCGGCGGCGGTCATGCGCGGGGGCGCGCTTGCGGCGATCTCGGGGTCGGCAAAAATACCGGTTGCAGGCCGGCAGGGCAGCGTCGCCTTCAGCCCGCGCACTTTCAAGGCGACGATGGCGGAACTATAGCCGTTCATGGAAGCGGCTGTCGGATAGAGCAGCACCGGCTTGTCCTGTTGCGAGCCTGCCCACTTGGCCAGATCACTCAGGGTTCCTGAACCGATCGCCACGTAGAAATCGCACGAGACGCCTTCCCGCGCCACAGTCTCGGCCAGGTCCAGCGTTGCATCGAAGTCTTGCCCGGGCAGAATCTTCTCGACGACCTGCTTGTGGGCCATCCCGAGCATCGAAAGCAGTCTGTCGCCCACGGCGGCCCGTGTGTTCTCGTCGGCGATAATCAGGGCGCTTTCGCCGCAGCGGCCGTGCGCAAAACGCGCGAGTTCCTCCGCCGCATCGGTCCCGATGTGGCACGCCTCAATCGGCAGCGCGTGCCGCACGCCGCACGCGCAATCGAAGGATTTCCCAAAGGTGTCCCAACCGAGTCTAGTCAAGCATTTCTTCCTCGTCTCTTGCTAATGGCGCCTGTGCCGGATTGGTCCTGCTGCCGCGCCTACCTCGGTGCGCCGCCGAGCGCCTCGGGCGGGCCCATGGTCTCGCGGTCATAGGCAGCCGTCAGCGTGCTGACGAGACCGCCGCGCGGCTTGCAGTGCAA is a window of Candidatus Hydrogenedentota bacterium DNA encoding:
- a CDS encoding iron-containing alcohol dehydrogenase — translated: MTRLGWDTFGKSFDCACGVRHALPIEACHIGTDAAEELARFAHGRCGESALIIADENTRAAVGDRLLSMLGMAHKQVVEKILPGQDFDATLDLAETVAREGVSCDFYVAIGSGTLSDLAKWAGSQQDKPVLLYPTAASMNGYSSAIVALKVRGLKATLPCRPATGIFADPEIAASAPPRMTAAGVADFLSKCSSAADWRAGHLLRGGYYCPRPREFNEGIQARIIEEAPAIGRGEPGAIKLVLEALMLSGFGMVVAGSSAPASGGEHLISHYLDMKHALYGTPNDLHGAQVGVATVHTLDLWEKVLSVDARDLDIDALAAAQPAMDQIREWIVDDWGPEVGKEVLAQWSQKALDTDRLRAELQKFRELLPELRAALSQELESPGIIARCIEETGGPATPEAMLASREEYRNALKRARFLRNRLTVLDLAAELCLA